A single window of Neurospora crassa OR74A linkage group VII, whole genome shotgun sequence DNA harbors:
- the rpn-12 gene encoding 26S proteasome non-ATPase regulatory subunit 8, with protein MAERQLTQILTQLQTSASSLSYTDSSALLSKAKLLLLQLNALTPTAPGSASNPSLFSLARQVYEQGALASIRAKNPDAFLRYVSQLQGFYELESTVGTGAAGGRIAGADANREEKNKVTGLYLLLLLTQGQYAEFHSELEALSTRLGGATRELEADRYLGYPIKLERWLMEGSYDRVWKAMKKGEVPCEEYGVFSEILTFQIRSEIASSSERAYPSLPISSTKSLLFLESEGEVVEFARSRGWVLKDGHIYFPSAEPTTEEAGAEQEKPFSRLIIENTLGYARELETIV; from the exons ATGGCAGAACGACAACTCACCCAAATCCTCACCCAACTCCAgacctccgcctcctccctctcctacACCGActcctccgccctcctctccaaaGCCAAGCTCTTGCTCCTCCAACTCAACGCGCTGACCCCGACCGCGCCCGGCTCCGCTTCCaacccctccctcttctctctcgCCCGCCAAGTCTACGAGCAAGGTGCCCTGGCCTCGATCCGCGCCAAGAACCCCGACGCCTTTTTGCGCTACGTCAGCCAGCTCCAAGGGTTCTACGAGCTCGAGAGTACTGTCGGTACCGGTGCCGCTGGTGGCAGGATTGCCGGTGCGGACGCAAacagggaggagaagaacaaggtcACGGGCTTGtatctgctgctgctgttgacgCAGGGACAGTATGCCGAGTTCCATAGCGAGCTGGAGGCGCTGAGCACGAGGCTGGGTGGCGCGACGCGCGAGCTGGAGGCGGATAGATATCTCGGGTATCCCATCAAGCTGGAGAGGTGGCTGATGGAGGGGAGCTATGATCGTGTGTGGAAGGCAATGAAGAAGGGCGAGGTTCCTTGTGAGGAGTATGGAGTTTTTTCCGAG ATCCTCACTTTCCAAATCCGCTCCGAaatcgcctcctcctccgagcGCGCCTACCCCTCGCttcccatctcctccaccaagtcgctcctcttcctcgagtCCGAGGGCGAAGTGGTCGAGTTCGCCCGCTCCCGCGGCTGGGTACTCAAGGACGGCCACATCTACTTCCCGTCTGCTGAGCCGACGACGGAGGAGGCCGGTGCCGAGCAGGAGAAGCCCTTCAGCCGGTTGATCATTGAGAATACGCTGGGCTATGCTAGGGAGTTGGAGACGATCGTCTAA
- a CDS encoding coatomer alpha subunit, with the protein MQASSGMLTKFESKSSRAKGIAFHPKRPWILVSLHSSTIQLWDYRMGTLIDRFEEHDGPVRGVDFHKTQPLFVSGGDDYKIKVWSLQTRRCLFTLNGHLDYIRTVFFHHELPWIVSASDDQTIRIWNWQNRSLLCTMTGHNHYVMCAQFHPKEDLIVSASLDQTVRVWDISGLRKKHSAPTSMSFEDQVARANANQTDMFGNTDAVVKFVLEGHDRGVNWVAFHPTMPLIVSAGDDRLIKLWRMSETKAWEVDTCRGHFQNASGCLFHPHQDLILSAGEDKTIRVWDLNKRTVVNTFKRENDRIWVIAAHPEINLFAAGHDNGVMVFKLERERPASAVYQNNIFYITKEKHVKMYDFQKNVESPTLLSLKKLGSPWVPPRTLSYNPAERSILVTSPADGGSYELITLPRDGSGAIEPTESKRGQGNSAVFVARNRFAVLNTATQTVDIKDLTNNTTRSFKPPVGTTDIYFGGTGNLLIITPTAVHLYDIQQRKSTAELAVTGVKYVVWSNDGLYAALLSKHNVTIVTKTLEQVSTLHETIRLKSAAWDDAGVLLYSTLNHVKYTLLNGDNGIVCTLDQTVYLTRVKGRNVYCLDRAAKPKILQIDPTEYRFKLALVKRNYEEMLHIIQNSSLVGQSIIAYLQKKGYPEIALQFVQDPTTRFELAIECGNLEVAVEMAKQLDKPKLWTRLSQEALAHGNHQIVEMCYQKLKHFDKLSFLYLTTGDHDKLSRMAKIAEHRGDFTSRFQNALYLGEVQDRIQMFKEIDLYPLAYMTAKSHGLEDECQEILEATGLTEDQLSMPTLGEPLTPPKPVVPTYKANWPTKAASQSFFEKALLGEVEGLSLEDQPSAAPNGLGLEEGGADEPATKKAGALAEGDEDEDAAGWDMGDDIVPEVEEGFVNVESADAGGAASSEADLWSRNSPLAVDHVAGGSFESAMQLLNRQVGAVNFAPLKPRFLEVYQASKTYLPAAASLDPLVNYVRRNPEETDPRKVLPIIPRDLEYLASNDLQRGYDAMRANKLEDGVKIFKGILHSVLVNAVGSDGEVAEAKKLIASACEYSVAMSIELARRQLGSPDQVNSDPSLQKRSLELSAYFTIPKIEVPHRQLALLNAMNLAVRSKNYSSALSFANRILANGGATKITESAKRTKAQCERNPHDAVEIEFDQFAEFEICAASFTPIYSGTPYEECAFDGAKYHTKYKGTVCTVCEVCEVGKHGSGLKLFA; encoded by the exons ATGCAGGCCTCCTCGGGAATGCTCACCAAA TTCGAGTCCAAGTCGTCGCGAGCAAAGGGCATCGCCTTCCACCCCAAACG ACCATGGATTCTCGTCTCCCTCCACTCCTCCACCATTCAGCTATGGGACTACCGCATGGGTACCCTGATTGACCGATTCGAAGAGCACGATGGCCCCGTCCGCGGCGTTGATTTCCACAAGACACAG CCCCTCTTCGTATCTGGCGGTGACGACTACAAGATCAAGGTCTGGTCTCTCCAGACTCGGCGCTGCCTCTTTACACTCAACGGCCACTTGGACTACATCCGCAccgtcttcttccaccacgAGCTTCCTTGGATTGTCAGTGCTAGTGACGACCAGACGATTCGGATATGGAACTGGCAGAACCGCTCCCTGCTCTGCACCATGACGGGCCACAACCACTACGTCATGTGCGCCCAGTTCCATCCCAAGGAGGACCTCATCGTTTCCGCCTCCCTCGACCAGACTGTTCGCGTTTGGGATA TCTCGGGCCTCCGCAAGAAGCACTCCGCGCCCACGTCCATGTCCTTCGAGGACCAAGTTGCTCGCGCCAATGCCAACCAGACCGACATGTTCGGCAATACCGACGCCGTTGTCAAGTTCGTTCTCGAGGGCCACGACCGCGGTGTGAACTGGGTTGCCTTCCACCCCACCATGCCCTTGATCGTGTCCGCCGGTGATGACCGCCTTATCAAGCTGTGGCGCATGAGCGAGACCAAGGCT TGGGAAGTCGATACCTGCCGCGGCCATTTCCAGAACGCCAGCGGCTGTCTTTTCCACCCCCACCAGGACCTTATCCTTTCGGCCGGCGAGGACAAGACGATTCGCGTATGGGATCTTAACAAGCGTACCGTAGTCAACACCTTTAAGCGGGAGAACGATAGGATCTGGGTCATCGCTGCTCATCCGGAAATCAACTTGTTCGCTGCTGGTCACGACAATGGTGTTATGGTGTTCAAGCTCGAGCGCGAGAGGCCCGCTTCCGCCGTTTATCAGAACAACATCTTCTACATCACCAAGGAGAAGCACGTCAAGATGTACGACTTCCAGAAGAATGTCGAATCGCCCACGCTTTTGTCGCTCAAGAAGCTCGGAAGCCCTTGGGTGCCCCCAAGGACGCTCTCCTACAACCCCGCGGAGAGGTCAATCTTGGTCACTTCCCCGGCGGATGGTGGGTCGTACGAGCTCATCACCCTTCCTCGCGATGGTTCTGGAGCTATCGAACCCACAGAATCCAAGCGGGGCCAGGGCAACTCCGCTGTCTTTGTGGCTCGCAACCGTTTCGCTGTTCTTAACACTGCCACCCAGACCGTCGATATCAAGGACTtgaccaacaacaccacgaGATCGTTCAAGCCCCCTGTTGGCACTACCGACATCTACTTCGGCGGCACCGGCAACCTCCTCATCATTACTCCGACCGCTGTTCACCTCTACGATATCCAGCAGAGAAAGAGCACTGCCGAGCTGGCTGTAACTGGCGTCAAATACGTTGTCTGGTCTAACGATGGTCTTTACGCCGCTCTGCTCAGCAAGCACAATGTGACAATTGTGACCAAGACCCTGGAGCAGGTTAGCACTCTACATGAGACTATCCGTCTCAAGAGTGCTGCGTGGGATGACGCCGGTGTTCTGCTCTACTCGACTCTCAACCACGTCAAGTACACGCTTCTTAATGGCGATAACGGCATCGTTTGCACCCTCGACCAGACTGTTTACCTCACCCGTGTCAAGGGTAGAAACGTGTACTGCCTTGATCGTGCTGCGAAGCCCAAGATTTTGCAGATTGACCCCACCGAGTACCGCTTCAAGCTTGCGCTTGTCAAGCGTAACTACGAGGAAATGCTACACATCATCCAGAACTCGAGCTTGGTTGGCCAGTCAATCATTGCTTACCTTCAGAAGAAGGGCTACCCTGAGATTGCGCTCCAGTTCGTCCAGGATCCTACTACCAGGTTCGAGCTTGCCATTGAGTGCGGTAATCTCGAGGTCGCTGTTGAGATGGCCAAGCAACTAGACAAGCCCAAGCTCTGGACGAGACTTAGCCAGGAGGCCCTCGCCCATGGTAACCACCAGATCGTGGAGATGTGTTACCAGAAGCTCAAACACTTTGACAAGCTTTCGTTCCTCTACCTCACCACCGGCGATCATGACAAGCTCTCGAGGATGGCCAAGATTGCTGAGCACCGTGGTGACTTCACTTCGAGATTCCAGAACGCCCTTTATCTGGGAGAGGTCCAGGACCGAATCCAGATGTTCAAGGAAATCGATTTGTACCCCCTGGCCTACATGACTGCCAAGTCTCACGGGCTTGAAGACGAGTGCCAGGAAATCCTCGAGGCTACTGGTCTCACAGAAGACCAGCTTTCGATGCCCACCCTGGGTGAACCCCTTACACCGCCCAAGCCCGTGGTTCCCACATACAAGGCTAACTGGCCAACAAAGGCGGCCTCGCAGTCCTTCTTCGAAAAGGCCCTGCTTGGCGAGGTTGAGGGCTTGTCTCTGGAAGACCAGCCCTCTGCCGCTCCCAACGGTTTAGGTCTTGAAGAGGGCGGTGCCGATGAGCCTGCGACCAAGAAGGCCGGTGCTCTTGCTGAaggcgatgaggacgaggatgctGCGGGCTGGGACATGGGCGATGACATTGTTCCGGAAGTCGAGGAGGGCTTCGTCAACGTGGAAAGCGCGGATGCCGGCGGTGCTGCAAGCAGTGAAGCGGATCTGTGGTCCCGGAACTCACCGCTCGCAGTTGATCACGTCGCTGGTGGTTCCTTTGAGTCGGCAATGCAGCTGCTCAACCGCCAGGTTGGCGCTGTCAACTTTGCTCCGCTCAAGCCTCGCTTCTTGGAGGTTTACCAGGCATCCAAGACTTATCTCCCCGCCGCGGCTAGCCTGGACCCTCTCGTCAACTACGTCCGCAGGAATCCCGAGGAGACGGATCCCAGGAAGGTTCTCCCTATCATCCCCAGGGACCTCGAGTACCTTGCTTCTAATGACCTGCAGCGCGGTTATGACGCGATGAGGGCGAACAAGCTCGAGGATGGTGTCAAGATCTTTAAGGGCATTCTGCACTCCGTCCTTGTCAACGCTGTAGGCAGTGATGGGGAGGTGGCTgaggccaagaagctcaTCGCTTCAGCCTGCGAGTACTCGGTTGCCATGTCCATTGAGCTGGCCCGCAGGCAACTCGGTTCTCCGGACCAGGTCAACAGCGATCCCTCGCTCCAGAAGCGGAGCTTGGAACTGTCGGCCTACTTCACCATTCCCAAGATCGAGGTTCCCCATCGCCAGCTTGCCTTGCTTAACGCAATGAACCTGGCTGTGCGGAGCAAGAACTACAGCTCTGCCCTTAGCTTCGCTAACAGGATATTGGCCAACGGAGGAGCCACCAAGATCACCGAGAGT GCCAAGAGAACCAAGGCGCAATGCGAGCGCAACCCCCATGACGCCGTGGAGATCGAGTTCGATCAGTTTGCCGAGTTTGAGATCTGCGCTGCCAGCTTCACGCCCATCTACAGCGGTACCCCTTACGAGGAGTGCGCATTTGACGGAGCCAAGTACCACACCAAGTACAAGGGCACGGTGTGCACAGTCTGCGAGGTTTGCGAGGTCGGAAAGCACGGTAGTGGCCTGAAGCTGTTTGCTTAA